The following are encoded together in the Onychostoma macrolepis isolate SWU-2019 chromosome 03, ASM1243209v1, whole genome shotgun sequence genome:
- the rps11 gene encoding 40S ribosomal protein S11 isoform X1 — translation MADIQNERAYQKQPTIFQNKKRVLAVEGSSKEKLPRYHRNVGLGFKTPREAIAGTYIDKKCPFTGNVSIRGRILSGVVTKMKMQRTIVIRRDYLHYIRKYNRFEKRHKNMSVHLSPCFRDVTVGDIVTVGECRPLSKTVRFNVLKVTKAAGAKKQFQKF, via the exons ATGGCGGACATACAG AACGAGAGGGCTTACCAGAAGCAGCCCACCATCTTCCAGAACAAGAAGCGGGTTCTTGCTGTTGAAGGAAGCAGCAAAGAGAAGCTCCCACGTTATCACCGAAACGTTGGCTTGGGCTTCAAAACCCCCAGAGAG GCTATTGCTGGCACTTACATTGATAAGAAATGCCCCTTCACCGGAAACGTGTCCATCAGGGGCCGGATTCTGTCTG GTGTGGTGACCAAGATGAAGATGCAGAGGACCATCGTCATCAGACGGGACTACTTGCATTACATCCGCAAGTACAACCGTTTTGAGAAGAGACATAAGAACATGTCTGTCCACCTCTCCCCATGCTTCAG ggaCGTGACCGTAGGTGACATCGTTACAGTGGGAGAATGCCGACCCCTCAGCAAGACCGTGAGGTTCAACGTCCTGAAGGTCACCAAGGCAGCTGGAGCCAAGAAACAGTTCCAGAAGTTCTAG
- the rps11 gene encoding 40S ribosomal protein S11 isoform X2, producing the protein MTDSVLVVFQNERAYQKQPTIFQNKKRVLAVEGSSKEKLPRYHRNVGLGFKTPREAIAGTYIDKKCPFTGNVSIRGRILSGVVTKMKMQRTIVIRRDYLHYIRKYNRFEKRHKNMSVHLSPCFRDVTVGDIVTVGECRPLSKTVRFNVLKVTKAAGAKKQFQKF; encoded by the exons ATGACTGACTCTGTGCTTGTGGTGTTTCAGAACGAGAGGGCTTACCAGAAGCAGCCCACCATCTTCCAGAACAAGAAGCGGGTTCTTGCTGTTGAAGGAAGCAGCAAAGAGAAGCTCCCACGTTATCACCGAAACGTTGGCTTGGGCTTCAAAACCCCCAGAGAG GCTATTGCTGGCACTTACATTGATAAGAAATGCCCCTTCACCGGAAACGTGTCCATCAGGGGCCGGATTCTGTCTG GTGTGGTGACCAAGATGAAGATGCAGAGGACCATCGTCATCAGACGGGACTACTTGCATTACATCCGCAAGTACAACCGTTTTGAGAAGAGACATAAGAACATGTCTGTCCACCTCTCCCCATGCTTCAG ggaCGTGACCGTAGGTGACATCGTTACAGTGGGAGAATGCCGACCCCTCAGCAAGACCGTGAGGTTCAACGTCCTGAAGGTCACCAAGGCAGCTGGAGCCAAGAAACAGTTCCAGAAGTTCTAG